A genomic stretch from Pirellulales bacterium includes:
- the purB gene encoding adenylosuccinate lyase — MSLDQYDNPLIARYASAEMSRLWSPQKKFRTWRELWVVLAEEEARLGLPITAAQIAALEAHVDTIDFAAAEKYERKLRHDVMAHVHAYGDDCPEARGIIHLGATSCYVTDNTDLILLRESLELVRSRVVAAIDRLATFAARTRDLACLGFTHFQPAQPTTIGKRACLWAYDLVQDLAEIEHRLATLQARGAKGTTGTQASFLELFGGDHEKVKELDRRIAARLGFKSSYAVTGQTYSRKVDAQVLATLSGIAQSAQKAATDWRLLQSRKELEEPFEKDQIGSSAMAYKRNPMRSERICGLSRFVISLESSGAETAATQWLERTLDDSANRRLTLPQAFLAADAILILYENVASGFEVYPQVIARHLGEELPFMATENILMAATSAGGDRQELHERIRQHSQAAAAVVKQQGKPNDLMERLRGDAAFKGANLDAALDPANFVGRAPEQVDEFIAEVVAPIRTRYAAAIATKGSVRV, encoded by the coding sequence ATGTCTTTAGATCAGTACGACAACCCGCTTATCGCTCGTTACGCCTCGGCCGAGATGTCGCGGCTGTGGAGTCCGCAGAAGAAGTTCCGCACCTGGCGCGAGCTGTGGGTCGTGCTGGCCGAGGAGGAAGCCCGGCTGGGCTTGCCGATCACGGCGGCGCAGATTGCGGCGCTCGAGGCCCACGTCGATACGATCGATTTCGCCGCAGCCGAGAAGTACGAGCGGAAGCTGCGGCATGACGTGATGGCGCACGTACACGCCTACGGCGACGATTGCCCCGAGGCGCGCGGCATCATCCACTTGGGCGCGACGAGTTGCTACGTCACGGATAACACGGACCTGATCTTGCTGCGCGAATCGCTCGAGCTGGTGCGGTCGCGCGTGGTGGCGGCGATCGACCGGCTGGCGACGTTCGCCGCGCGGACGCGCGACCTGGCCTGCCTGGGCTTTACCCATTTTCAGCCGGCCCAGCCGACGACGATCGGCAAGCGGGCCTGCCTGTGGGCGTACGACCTGGTTCAGGACCTGGCCGAGATCGAGCATCGCCTGGCGACACTGCAGGCACGCGGCGCCAAAGGGACCACCGGCACGCAGGCCAGCTTCCTGGAGCTCTTTGGCGGCGACCACGAGAAGGTGAAGGAGCTCGATCGGCGGATCGCCGCGCGGCTGGGCTTTAAGTCCAGCTACGCCGTGACCGGGCAGACCTATTCGCGCAAGGTCGACGCCCAGGTGCTGGCCACGCTGTCGGGCATCGCGCAAAGCGCCCAAAAAGCGGCCACTGACTGGCGCCTGCTGCAAAGCCGCAAAGAATTGGAAGAGCCGTTCGAGAAGGATCAGATCGGTTCGTCGGCCATGGCCTACAAGCGCAACCCCATGCGCTCGGAGCGGATCTGTGGACTATCGCGGTTCGTGATCAGCTTGGAATCGAGCGGCGCCGAAACGGCGGCCACGCAATGGTTGGAACGCACGCTCGACGATAGCGCCAATCGGCGATTGACACTGCCGCAAGCGTTTTTGGCGGCCGACGCGATTTTGATTTTGTATGAGAACGTGGCATCGGGCTTCGAGGTCTACCCGCAGGTGATCGCCAGGCATCTGGGCGAAGAGCTGCCGTTCATGGCCACGGAAAACATCTTGATGGCCGCCACCAGCGCCGGCGGCGACCGGCAAGAGCTGCACGAGCGCATCCGTCAGCACAGCCAGGCAGCCGCGGCGGTCGTCAAGCAGCAGGGCAAACCAAACGATCTCATGGAGCGGCTGCGCGGTGACGCCGCCTTCAAAGGCGCGAACCTCGACGCCGCGCTCGATCCGGCGAATTTCGTGGGCCGCGCGCCCGAGCAGGTCGACGAGTTCATCGCCGAAGTCGTCGCGCCGATCCGCACGCGCTATGCCGCCGCGATAGCCACCAAGGGGAGCGTGCGGGTGTAG